Proteins encoded within one genomic window of Natator depressus isolate rNatDep1 chromosome 1, rNatDep2.hap1, whole genome shotgun sequence:
- the LOC141991605 gene encoding interferon-induced protein with tetratricopeptide repeats 5-like — protein sequence MSTLRLKEKLQALQCHFTWNFEIRDQVDAVHLLQTLALRIAHTHYQNQPTLLAMQAYLCHLQGQYEDALQSLREAEEILQRDHPDNFPRQVLVIYGNYAWIYYHLAHYDLVELYLDKVREICRSLKSRSPHAAQIPEIHAQKGWSLLAAGFRNGTEATKCFQIALREDEANGEFLAGLAIAVFASWTHSHKPVLREAAKKKLVAILHEQQQNYEAKVYLAKILKKCDRQQAKALLEDVVQNSLDPEVLRHAAKFFQPEFIEKAISVLEQAISLNPNYHLLHYDLGVCYKKQLEQAKSGRREEILAAAIEAFKKAVQKDPASVFSRLALAEMYGENTPHYQEEIYLNLLSEMPSLSKKCQQAVYLHWGDFLFYKQKSVWEAAKMYKAGFAIPDNYLERQQLKSRLEEVSGEFQQSFQTTEAEAIHYFIQENESPWYMGRSTGGNNRAGDWRRRENAGSFPFPSVDTPRPLS from the exons ATGAG CACCCTGCGTctgaaggagaagctgcaggCCCTCCAGTGCCACTTCACCTGGAACTTTGAAATCAGAGACCAGGTAGATGCAGttcacctcctccaaactctggCTCTCAGGATTGCCCACACTCACTACCAGAACCAGCCCACGCTCCTTGCCATGCAGGCTTATCTCTGCCACCTGCAAGGGCAATATGAAGACGCTCTGCAAAGCCTTAGAGAAGCCGAAGAGATTCTGCAAAGAGATCACCCAGATAACTTCCCCCGGCAGGTCCTGGTCATTTATGGAAACTACGCCTGGATCTATTATCACTTGGCCCACTATGATTTGGTTGAGCTTTACCTGGACAAGGTTAGAGAGATCTGCCGCTCCCTGAAGAGCCGCTCTCCACATGCAGCTCAGATCCCTGAGATACATGCACAGAAAGGCTGGTCTCTCCTGGCAGCAGGCTTCCGCAATGGCACTGAAGCCACAAAGTGTTTCCAAATTGCATTAAGAGAAGACGAAGCAAATGGGGAATTTCTTGCTGGGTTGGCAATTGCGGTCTTTGCATCGTGGACTCACTCACACAAGCCTGTACTTCGGGAAGCAGCCAAAAAGAAGTTGGTTGCCATTCTCCATGAACAGCAGCAAAACTATGAAGCTAAGGTGTATTTAGCCAAGATCCTTAAGAAGTGTGATAGACAGCAAGCCAAAGCCCTCTTAGAAGATGTTGTTCAGAATAGCCTGGACCCTGAGGTCCTGAGACATGCAGCCAAGTTCTTTCAACCAGAATTCATAGAAAAAGCAATCTCTGTTCTAGAGCAAGCAATCTCTCTGAACCCCAATTATCATCTCCTTCACTATGACCTTGGCGTCTGCTACAAGAAACAACTGGAGCAGGCCAAGtcaggcagaagagaagaaatattggCAGCAGCTATTGAGGCCTTCAAAAAGGCTGTGCAGAAAGATCCAGCCTCTGTGTTTTCAAGGCTGGCTTTAGCTGAAATGTATGGAGAAAACACACCTCACTACCAAGAAGAGATTTATCTCAATCTCCTGAGTGAAATGCCCAGCCTCAGCAAGAAGTGTCAGCAGGCAGTCTACCTTCACTGGGGGGATTTCCTCTTCTACAAGCAGAAGTCAGTGTGGGAGGCAGCTAAGATGTACAAAGCAGGTTTTGCCATTCCAGACAACTACCTGGAGAGGCAACAACTGAAAAGCAGGTTGGAAGAGGTGTCAGGAGAATTCCAGCAGAGCTTCCAAACCACAGAGGCTGAGGCCATACATTACTTCATTCAAGAGAATGAAAGTCCGTGGTACATGGGGAGATCCACTGGTGGCaacaacagagcaggagactggagaaggagagaaaatgcaggatcctttcccttcccttccgtGGACACACCACGACCTCTTTCTTAA